In Nasonia vitripennis strain AsymCx chromosome 2, Nvit_psr_1.1, whole genome shotgun sequence, a genomic segment contains:
- the LOC103318133 gene encoding uncharacterized protein LOC103318133: MKFAILFCIVAFACAAYAQTDVEASDKARSAFVENAKAKLEAAKKKIDELIEKASSVLKEKIGQAKEKAEELTEKLKNGASKVSDKVYESIKKVLDTFNGNVEKLERYARSEGIDISECTAMTQTIRKAASAIISNTSDCLDDKLDKGQVLLIDMSSKYEKALFDIVDIKDNASECLQNIDGIKAAASAAGCVTVAGAKAYWALVKMVPGVALDVTKITYLISTLPPSMAFCMSKNSIVTFYQQSNQVFSSIKKCVNEKFTEAKEQIPELPEFVSELPEVEFPEFPHQTTEVPEFPHQTTEVPEFPHQTTEVPEFPHQTTEVPEFPHQTTEVPEFPHQTTEVPEFPEVPEFEKVLD, from the exons ATGAAGTTCGCTATCCTCTTCTGCATTGTCGCCTTCGCTTGC GCCGCTTATGCGCAGACGGACGTGGAGGCCTCCGACAAGGCGCGCAGCGCCTTCGTCGAGAACGCCAAGGCCAAGCTCGAGGCAGCCAAGAAGAAGATCGACGAACTGATCGAGAAGGCCTCGAGCGTCCTGAAGGAGAAGATCGGCCAGGCCAAAGAGAAGGCAGAGGAGCTGACCGAGAAGCTGAAGAATGGAGCTAGCAAAGTCAGCGACAAAGTCTACGAGTCCATCAAGAAGGTCCTGGATACC TTCAACGGCAATGTTGAGAAGCTGGAGCGGTACGCCAGATCCGAGGGTATTGACATCAGCGAGTGCACCGCCATGACACAGACCATTCGCAAGGCCGCCTCCGCCATCATCTCCAACACCAGTGACTGCCTCGACGACAAGCTCGATAAGGGCCAAGTCCTGCTCATCGATATGTCCTCTAAGTACGAGAAGGCCCTGTTCGATATTGTGGACATCAAGGATAACGCCTCCGAGTGCCTGCAGAACATCGACGGCATCAAGGCTGCAGCCAGTGCTGCCGGCTGCGTCACCGTC GCTGGAGCCAAGGCCTACTGGGCGCTGGTCAAGATGGTTCCGGGAGTCGCCCTCGACGTCACCAAGATCACCTACCTCATATCCACACTACCGCCGTCCATGGCCTTCTGCATGTCCAAGAACTCCATCGTGACCTTCTACCAGCAGTCCAACCAGGTCTTCAGTAGCATCAAGAAATGCGTCAACGAGAAGTTCACCGAGGCTAAGGAGCAGATCCCCGAGCTTCCCGAGTTCGTCTCCGAGCTTCCCGAGGTCGAGTTCCCCGAATTCCCCCACCAGACCACAGAGGTACCCGAATTCCCCCACCAGACCACAGAGGTACCCGAATTCCCCCACCAGACCACAGAGGTACCCGAATTCCCCCACCAGACCACAGAGGTACCCGAATTCCCCCACCAGACCACAGAGGTACCCGAATTCCCCCACCAGACCACAGAGGTACCCGAATTCCCCGAGGTTCCCGAGTTTGAGAAGGTCCTGGACTAG